Proteins encoded in a region of the Mycoplasma mobile 163K genome:
- a CDS encoding MAG3450 family membrane protein, translating into MAKKTSKKAQRIKIKRSSAWTKSLFLLFFIMIPAILIWFFTSPDFGDNIFGFSFGIFFVISLGFFLYSILIGILFFYFKIVDLQVFYFLIPISFSLVGIYLSYALPIWARFIITVILILSAIPTNFIINLIEDKMVWKVKIKNTMKKNE; encoded by the coding sequence ATGGCAAAAAAAACTTCAAAAAAAGCTCAAAGAATTAAAATTAAAAGATCATCTGCTTGAACTAAATCTTTGTTTTTATTGTTTTTTATAATGATTCCAGCAATTTTGATTTGATTTTTTACTTCACCAGATTTTGGAGATAATATTTTTGGATTTTCTTTCGGGATATTTTTTGTAATTTCGTTAGGATTTTTTTTATATTCAATTTTAATTGGCATTTTATTTTTCTATTTTAAAATTGTCGATTTACAAGTTTTTTATTTTTTAATTCCAATTTCTTTTTCTTTAGTAGGAATTTATCTTAGTTATGCTTTACCTATTTGAGCTAGATTTATTATTACTGTAATTTTGATTTTAAGTGCAATTCCAACTAATTTTATAATCAATTTAATAGAAGATAAAATGGTTTGAAAAGTAAAAATTAAAAATACAATGAAGAAAAATGAATAG
- the rsmG gene encoding 16S rRNA (guanine(527)-N(7))-methyltransferase RsmG has protein sequence MKTNSEICKELVSNPEKFNKLEQFVSLVEEWNKKINLTGFEGENLWKEGINESFFCFEKILETKNLNDFENKSWVDIGSGAGFPIIPFAIIYPKINFYIIESNSKRVRFLELVNEKLNLKIKIFNTRAENFSELKFDFVSARAVAHLDLLIKYFMKITKQDATGYFIKGPKIFEEKEEINNKKISIETLKIDKIKEKNVFVVKMNRI, from the coding sequence ATGAAGACAAATAGTGAAATTTGCAAAGAATTAGTTTCAAATCCTGAAAAATTTAATAAGCTTGAGCAATTTGTTTCGCTAGTTGAGGAATGAAATAAAAAAATAAATTTAACGGGTTTTGAAGGTGAAAATCTTTGAAAAGAAGGAATAAATGAGTCATTTTTTTGTTTTGAAAAAATTTTAGAAACTAAAAATTTAAATGATTTTGAAAATAAAAGTTGAGTAGATATTGGCTCTGGAGCAGGATTCCCAATCATTCCATTTGCTATTATTTATCCAAAAATAAATTTTTATATTATTGAGAGCAATTCAAAAAGAGTTAGGTTTTTAGAATTAGTAAATGAAAAACTAAATTTGAAAATAAAAATTTTTAATACAAGAGCAGAAAATTTCTCTGAATTAAAATTTGACTTTGTTTCAGCAAGAGCTGTTGCTCATTTAGATTTACTAATAAAATACTTTATGAAAATTACAAAGCAAGATGCTACTGGCTATTTTATAAAGGGACCAAAAATTTTTGAAGAAAAAGAAGAAATTAACAACAAAAAAATAAGTATTGAAACATTAAAAATCGATAAAATAAAGGAAAAAAATGTTTTTGTTGTAAAAATGAATAGAATTTAA
- a CDS encoding lipoprotein 17-related variable surface protein: MFLFWKKVIFFKFWFILGKQNCFNILFSLSTSISTTDPVTSASPDVLAKRGVILSAIDKVIFNPIGDFANTLPSQVNNETLNQFIKTPDSINGVSFIVSIDDEAIKSSSDKQGVLVIRVSGTLDGV; encoded by the coding sequence TTGTTTTTATTTTGAAAGAAAGTAATATTTTTTAAATTTTGATTTATTTTAGGAAAGCAAAATTGTTTCAATATTTTATTTTCTTTATCTACAAGTATAAGTACAACTGATCCAGTAACAAGTGCTAGTCCTGATGTACTTGCAAAAAGAGGAGTAATTCTATCTGCAATTGATAAGGTAATTTTTAATCCAATAGGTGATTTTGCAAATACCTTACCTTCTCAAGTTAATAATGAAACTTTAAATCAATTTATAAAAACACCAGATTCAATTAATGGAGTAAGTTTTATTGTCAGTATTGATGACGAAGCAATTAAAAGTTCAAGTGATAAACAAGGTGTATTAGTAATTAGAGTAAGTGGAACATTAGATGGTGTATAA
- the thrS gene encoding threonine--tRNA ligase, with the protein MKANKQLNHTASHLLATAVLKLFPNTKLGFGPAIDEGFYYDFKFEKPLLEEDLKKIKKEMQKITKQNYILEKHHGEDFFNSEKPFKKELYDELKQKGENVTFYAIKDPRLNKIIFNDLCLGNHIQNVSEVKHFELLSIAGAYWRGNSDKEQLTRIYGTAWETQEELDQYLDLLKERKERDHRTIAKNLDLFMFSPLSGLGFPIWLENGMKIKNAIMKTVLELDDRYGFDEVHTPIVGEQKLYETSGHWAHYKDDMYPPIKVENENLILRPMTCPHHILIFNSRLYSYRDLPKRFSEQSWLFRHEKSGALTGFERVRALQLTEGHIFARKSQIVDEFKHLYKMINEALSIFGIKIDYVSFSRRDPKDKEKFYQDDKLWETAEKDLETVLKELKIEYKEMIGEAAFYGPKIDFQVRTVLNHEITMSTLQLDFLLPEKFDMSYVNENNEREKPVLIHRGLIGTYERFLSILLEQNKGVFPFWLAPKQFAIAVVNPNDKMQIEYADSVYKTLKSKKFHVYFDNRDERLSKKIREAQISKTKYIFVIGEEEAKTKTITIRAYGEESTTTSTIENFLKNLDYKKA; encoded by the coding sequence ATGAAAGCAAACAAACAATTGAACCATACAGCGAGTCATTTATTAGCAACGGCCGTTTTGAAATTATTCCCAAATACTAAGCTAGGGTTCGGACCTGCAATTGATGAAGGTTTTTATTATGATTTTAAATTTGAAAAACCACTATTAGAAGAAGATCTAAAAAAAATTAAAAAAGAAATGCAAAAAATTACAAAGCAAAATTACATTTTGGAAAAACATCATGGAGAAGATTTTTTTAATTCCGAAAAACCCTTTAAAAAAGAACTTTATGACGAATTAAAGCAAAAAGGAGAAAATGTTACTTTTTATGCAATTAAAGATCCAAGGTTGAACAAAATTATTTTCAATGATCTTTGTTTGGGCAATCATATTCAAAATGTTTCTGAAGTAAAACATTTTGAATTGCTTTCAATTGCAGGAGCTTATTGAAGAGGAAATAGTGACAAAGAACAACTAACAAGAATATATGGTACTGCTTGAGAAACTCAAGAGGAATTAGATCAGTATTTAGATTTATTAAAAGAAAGAAAAGAAAGAGATCATAGAACTATTGCAAAAAATCTAGATTTATTTATGTTTTCCCCCCTTTCAGGTTTAGGTTTTCCTATTTGATTAGAAAATGGAATGAAAATTAAAAACGCTATCATGAAAACAGTTTTGGAACTTGATGACAGGTATGGTTTTGATGAAGTGCATACTCCGATTGTAGGTGAACAAAAACTTTATGAAACAAGTGGTCACTGAGCACATTACAAAGATGATATGTATCCACCAATTAAAGTTGAAAACGAAAATCTTATTTTAAGACCAATGACTTGCCCTCATCATATTTTAATTTTTAATTCAAGATTATATAGCTATCGTGATTTGCCAAAAAGATTTAGTGAGCAGTCATGATTATTTAGGCATGAAAAATCAGGCGCATTAACTGGTTTTGAAAGAGTTAGAGCCTTACAATTGACTGAAGGTCATATTTTTGCAAGAAAAAGTCAAATTGTTGATGAATTTAAACATTTATACAAAATGATCAACGAAGCTTTAAGTATTTTTGGAATTAAAATTGATTATGTTTCATTTTCAAGACGTGACCCTAAAGATAAAGAAAAATTTTATCAAGATGATAAATTATGAGAAACAGCAGAAAAAGATCTGGAAACTGTATTAAAAGAATTAAAAATTGAGTATAAAGAAATGATTGGCGAAGCAGCTTTTTATGGACCGAAAATAGATTTTCAAGTTAGAACAGTTTTAAACCATGAAATCACAATGTCAACATTGCAATTGGATTTTTTACTTCCAGAAAAATTTGATATGTCATATGTTAATGAAAATAATGAGCGTGAAAAACCTGTTTTAATTCATCGAGGTTTAATCGGGACATATGAAAGATTTTTATCTATTCTTTTAGAACAAAACAAAGGTGTTTTTCCTTTTTGGTTAGCTCCAAAACAATTTGCAATAGCTGTTGTTAATCCAAATGATAAAATGCAAATTGAATATGCCGATTCTGTTTATAAAACTTTAAAATCTAAAAAATTTCACGTTTATTTTGACAATAGAGATGAAAGACTAAGCAAAAAAATTAGAGAAGCTCAAATTTCAAAAACTAAATATATTTTTGTAATTGGAGAAGAAGAAGCTAAAACAAAAACAATTACAATCAGAGCTTATGGAGAAGAAAGCACAACAACTTCAACTATTGAAAACTTCTTAAAAAATTTAGATTATAAAAAAGCTTAA
- a CDS encoding lipoprotein 17-related variable surface protein, with protein sequence MKKKIFLSLGATTMVVIPMVAVVACGNTSTSTSISTTDPVTSVSPDVLWKRQIILDTIRSLILVSKIDISNTLPSEITNENLTDFFDTPPPIKGVTFNISIDGETIAHSQDKYGSFTLKVTGEYQGATLNALKFIKGFKKSK encoded by the coding sequence ATGAAAAAGAAAATATTTTTAAGTTTAGGAGCAACGACAATGGTTGTAATTCCAATGGTTGCTGTTGTAGCTTGTGGTAATACAAGTACAAGTACAAGTATAAGCACAACTGATCCAGTAACAAGTGTTAGTCCTGATGTACTTTGAAAAAGACAAATTATTTTAGATACAATTAGATCTCTAATTTTAGTTTCAAAAATTGATATCAGTAATACATTACCTTCAGAAATTACAAATGAAAATCTTACTGATTTCTTTGATACACCCCCACCAATTAAAGGAGTTACTTTCAATATTAGTATTGATGGTGAAACTATTGCTCATTCACAAGATAAATATGGTTCTTTTACATTGAAAGTTACGGGGGAATATCAAGGCGCAACACTTAATGCTCTTAAATTTATTAAAGGATTTAAAAAATCAAAGTAA
- the uvrB gene encoding excinuclease ABC subunit UvrB yields MENKGFELVSTYKPTGDQPRAIQELIEGLEQNKKSQVLLGVTGSGKTFTIANVIKAANRPVLLLSHNKTLASQLYSELKDFFPNNRVEYFVSYFDYYRPEAYMPNTDTYIDKTTKSNWDLEEMRMSTLNSISTKRDTIVVASVASIYGALKPKEYWSAFYNISIAQKISRKEFLLDLVQRGYKRNNVASEPGSFNAKGDFVDIIPAWTKGFHIRVEFFGDEIEKISTIDSNNKITIEKFKEYLIFPASAYTAPTGTIEAAVLRIREELHQRLEYFEKEGKLLEKQRLEDRTRNDLESLEEFGFCPGIENYSRHVDGRAEGEQPFTLFDYLPNDALLIIDESHMMIPQLNGMYNGDRARKLNLVNYGFRLPSALDNRPLQFHEFEKYEFQKIYISATPSDYEINQAHGEIVKQIIRPTGLLDPLIEIRREQNQVEDMFDEIQKQKAKKQRTLILATTKKVSEELTRYFQEKKEKVAYIHSDYTTFERNEILRKLRKGVYDTVIGINLLREGIDLPEVSLIMVLDANKESFFRSKKSLIQIVGRAARNVNGRVIFYANNISKSMEETIYDNLDKRKIQMDYNKKHNIIPKTIIKPITEAIEDKKLNESLISFMSHSKTKKSIKEKEALVKDLRNQMLDASKQLNFERAAELRDIILELEAN; encoded by the coding sequence ATGGAAAATAAAGGATTTGAATTAGTTTCAACATATAAACCAACAGGTGATCAACCAAGAGCAATTCAAGAATTAATTGAAGGTTTAGAACAAAATAAAAAATCTCAAGTTTTACTTGGAGTAACAGGTAGTGGAAAAACTTTTACAATTGCAAATGTAATAAAAGCAGCAAATCGACCTGTTTTACTACTTTCGCATAATAAAACTTTAGCAAGTCAACTTTATAGTGAATTAAAAGATTTTTTTCCAAATAACCGAGTTGAATATTTTGTAAGTTATTTTGACTACTATAGACCCGAAGCTTACATGCCAAATACTGATACTTATATTGATAAAACTACCAAATCTAATTGAGATTTAGAAGAGATGAGAATGTCAACATTAAACTCTATTTCTACAAAAAGAGATACTATCGTTGTGGCAAGTGTTGCTTCAATTTATGGAGCTTTAAAACCAAAAGAATATTGAAGTGCTTTTTATAATATTTCAATAGCTCAAAAAATTTCAAGAAAAGAATTTTTATTAGATCTAGTTCAAAGGGGTTACAAAAGAAATAATGTTGCAAGCGAACCAGGCAGTTTTAACGCAAAGGGGGATTTTGTAGATATTATTCCTGCTTGAACTAAAGGCTTTCATATAAGAGTGGAATTTTTTGGAGATGAAATTGAAAAAATTTCAACAATTGATTCTAATAACAAAATCACAATTGAAAAATTTAAAGAATATTTAATTTTTCCAGCTTCAGCATACACTGCTCCTACAGGCACAATTGAAGCAGCAGTTTTAAGAATTAGAGAAGAATTACATCAAAGATTAGAATATTTTGAAAAAGAAGGAAAACTTCTTGAAAAACAAAGATTAGAAGATAGAACAAGAAATGATTTAGAATCACTTGAAGAATTTGGTTTTTGTCCTGGAATTGAAAATTATTCTCGTCATGTAGATGGTAGAGCAGAAGGAGAGCAACCCTTTACACTTTTTGATTATTTACCAAATGATGCTTTATTAATAATTGATGAAAGTCATATGATGATACCGCAACTTAATGGAATGTATAATGGCGATAGAGCAAGAAAATTAAACCTTGTTAATTATGGATTTAGACTTCCTTCAGCTCTTGATAATCGTCCTTTGCAATTTCATGAATTTGAAAAATATGAATTTCAAAAAATATACATTTCAGCAACTCCTTCAGATTACGAAATTAATCAAGCACATGGTGAAATTGTTAAACAAATAATTAGACCAACAGGTTTATTAGATCCACTTATTGAAATAAGAAGAGAACAAAATCAAGTGGAAGATATGTTTGATGAAATTCAAAAACAAAAAGCTAAAAAGCAAAGAACTCTTATTTTAGCTACAACTAAAAAAGTCAGCGAAGAACTTACAAGATATTTTCAAGAAAAAAAAGAAAAAGTTGCATATATTCATTCAGACTACACAACTTTTGAAAGAAATGAAATTTTGAGAAAATTAAGAAAAGGAGTTTATGATACTGTTATTGGAATTAATTTATTGCGTGAAGGAATTGATTTACCAGAAGTTAGTTTAATTATGGTTTTAGATGCAAATAAAGAGTCATTTTTTAGAAGTAAAAAATCTTTAATTCAAATTGTGGGTAGAGCAGCAAGAAATGTTAATGGTAGAGTCATTTTTTATGCAAATAATATTTCTAAAAGCATGGAAGAAACTATTTATGATAATCTTGACAAGCGAAAAATTCAAATGGATTACAATAAAAAACATAACATTATTCCAAAAACAATTATTAAACCAATAACTGAAGCAATTGAAGATAAGAAATTAAATGAGAGTTTAATTTCATTCATGTCACATTCAAAAACAAAAAAATCAATTAAAGAAAAAGAAGCATTAGTAAAAGATTTAAGAAATCAAATGCTAGATGCTTCAAAACAATTAAATTTTGAAAGAGCAGCAGAGCTAAGAGATATTATTTTAGAATTAGAAGCAAATTAG
- a CDS encoding thioredoxin family protein — translation MSLQTYKWKDAQDFIEKNHNRVIYLEFATETCGDCRAMAPVVEEFVDHFKNNDKVKFLRVDAEESGLWKVTGNKWEVLRIPTHIVLKNNEIFRKGFEYFPKELLVEWVEEALKNTK, via the coding sequence ATGTCATTACAAACTTACAAATGAAAAGATGCACAAGATTTTATTGAAAAAAATCACAATAGAGTCATTTACTTAGAATTTGCAACAGAGACTTGTGGAGATTGTAGAGCAATGGCGCCTGTTGTAGAAGAATTTGTAGATCATTTTAAAAATAATGATAAAGTAAAATTTTTAAGAGTAGATGCTGAAGAATCAGGTCTATGAAAAGTAACAGGAAATAAATGAGAAGTTTTAAGAATTCCTACACACATTGTCTTAAAAAATAATGAAATTTTTAGAAAAGGATTTGAATACTTTCCTAAAGAATTATTAGTAGAATGAGTCGAAGAGGCTCTTAAAAATACAAAATAG